In a single window of the Podarcis raffonei isolate rPodRaf1 chromosome 14, rPodRaf1.pri, whole genome shotgun sequence genome:
- the ZDHHC4 gene encoding palmitoyltransferase ZDHHC4 isoform X3 produces MNWQTKRSAPNLGTQWGRMDFLSLFLLYVFMVLLTILLVCFYSGRKQSIPSRLITCITQVLLRIVPSQVQGAAHWVLHGLFHKRNCTFVVLHLLLEALVYGEYSWEVFGYCQELEFSSHFLLLPYLLLAVNTGFFILCSKTNPGVCNSCVHRFDHHCVWVNNCIGAFNIRYFLLYLLTLTSMAISLAVLTATFLIQVVLLSNMMQGYYTDDQGQERPIDAFFLIQHLFLTFPRIVFMLGFVVVLSIVLGSYFCFTLYLILTNQTSNEWFKSARYKCSSSEDDTRQRGYKNIYSRGIQGNITEILKPIMSPEKKQR; encoded by the exons ATGAACTGGCAAACCAAGAGATCAGCGCCAAATCTTGGCACACAATGG GGCAGGATGGACTTCTtgagcctcttcctcctctatgtGTTTATGGTTCTGCTGACCATTCTCCTTGTTTGTTTCTATTCCGGAAGGAAGCAAAGCATCCCCTCAAGGCTTATTACCTGCATAACTCAG gtgctGTTGCGTATAGTCCCATCCCAAGTCCAAGGAGCTGCTCACTGGGTGCTTCATGGACTCTTCCATAAACG aAACTGTACATTTGTGGTCCTGCACTTGCTCTTGGAAGCTTTGGTTTACGGGGAATATTCCTGGGAAGTGTTTGGCtattgtcaggagctggagttcagcagtcacttcctcctcctcccttaccTGCTTTTGGCTGTGAACACAGGTTTCTTCATTCTGTGCTCCAAGACTAACCCAG GTGTGTGCAACAGCTGCGTGCATCGTTTTGATCACCACTGTGTCTGGGTCAACAATTGCATTGGTGCCTTCAACATCAGATACTTCCTGCTCTATCTCCTTACCTTGACCTCCATGGCCATTTCCCTCGCAGTCTTAACAGCAACTTTCCTCATCCAAGTGGTCCTTCTGTCAAATATGATGCAGGGGTATTACACAGATGACCAAGGCCAGGAGCGCCCGATTGATGCCTTCTTCCTTATTCAG CATCTTTTCCTGACCTTCCCCAGGATCGTGTTCATGCTGGGCTTTGTTGTTGTCCTTTCAATTGTACTGGGCTCCTATTTTTGTTTTACTCTGTATCTGATCCTGACCAACCAGACAAGCAACGAGTGGTTCAAGTCAGCAAGATATAAATGTTCATCCTCAGAGGACGACACCAGGCAGAGGGGTTACAAAAATATTTATTCTAGAGGCATCCAGGGCAACATCACAGAAATTCTTAAGCCAATTATGAGCCCTGAAAAAAAGCAAAGGTGA
- the ZDHHC4 gene encoding palmitoyltransferase ZDHHC4 isoform X1: protein MNWQTKRSAPNLGTQWGRMDFLSLFLLYVFMVLLTILLVCFYSGRKQSIPSRLITCITQVLLRIVPSQVQGAAHWVLHGLFHKRNCTFVVLHLLLEALVYGEYSWEVFGYCQELEFSSHFLLLPYLLLAVNTGFFILCSKTNPGTITKSNQVQFLHAYAYDGVMFEKGVECSTCKVRKPARSKHCGVCNSCVHRFDHHCVWVNNCIGAFNIRYFLLYLLTLTSMAISLAVLTATFLIQVVLLSNMMQGYYTDDQGQERPIDAFFLIQHLFLTFPRIVFMLGFVVVLSIVLGSYFCFTLYLILTNQTSNEWFKSARYKCSSSEDDTRQRGYKNIYSRGIQGNITEILKPIMSPEKKQR from the exons ATGAACTGGCAAACCAAGAGATCAGCGCCAAATCTTGGCACACAATGG GGCAGGATGGACTTCTtgagcctcttcctcctctatgtGTTTATGGTTCTGCTGACCATTCTCCTTGTTTGTTTCTATTCCGGAAGGAAGCAAAGCATCCCCTCAAGGCTTATTACCTGCATAACTCAG gtgctGTTGCGTATAGTCCCATCCCAAGTCCAAGGAGCTGCTCACTGGGTGCTTCATGGACTCTTCCATAAACG aAACTGTACATTTGTGGTCCTGCACTTGCTCTTGGAAGCTTTGGTTTACGGGGAATATTCCTGGGAAGTGTTTGGCtattgtcaggagctggagttcagcagtcacttcctcctcctcccttaccTGCTTTTGGCTGTGAACACAGGTTTCTTCATTCTGTGCTCCAAGACTAACCCAG GTACCATAACCAAATCCAACCAGGTGCAATTTCTCCATGCATATGCCTATGACGGTGTGATGTTTGAGAAAGGGGTTGAGTGCTCCACTTGCAAAGTGAGGAAACCTGCCCGATCCAAGCACTGTG GTGTGTGCAACAGCTGCGTGCATCGTTTTGATCACCACTGTGTCTGGGTCAACAATTGCATTGGTGCCTTCAACATCAGATACTTCCTGCTCTATCTCCTTACCTTGACCTCCATGGCCATTTCCCTCGCAGTCTTAACAGCAACTTTCCTCATCCAAGTGGTCCTTCTGTCAAATATGATGCAGGGGTATTACACAGATGACCAAGGCCAGGAGCGCCCGATTGATGCCTTCTTCCTTATTCAG CATCTTTTCCTGACCTTCCCCAGGATCGTGTTCATGCTGGGCTTTGTTGTTGTCCTTTCAATTGTACTGGGCTCCTATTTTTGTTTTACTCTGTATCTGATCCTGACCAACCAGACAAGCAACGAGTGGTTCAAGTCAGCAAGATATAAATGTTCATCCTCAGAGGACGACACCAGGCAGAGGGGTTACAAAAATATTTATTCTAGAGGCATCCAGGGCAACATCACAGAAATTCTTAAGCCAATTATGAGCCCTGAAAAAAAGCAAAGGTGA
- the ZDHHC4 gene encoding palmitoyltransferase ZDHHC4 isoform X2, with product MDFLSLFLLYVFMVLLTILLVCFYSGRKQSIPSRLITCITQVLLRIVPSQVQGAAHWVLHGLFHKRNCTFVVLHLLLEALVYGEYSWEVFGYCQELEFSSHFLLLPYLLLAVNTGFFILCSKTNPGTITKSNQVQFLHAYAYDGVMFEKGVECSTCKVRKPARSKHCGVCNSCVHRFDHHCVWVNNCIGAFNIRYFLLYLLTLTSMAISLAVLTATFLIQVVLLSNMMQGYYTDDQGQERPIDAFFLIQHLFLTFPRIVFMLGFVVVLSIVLGSYFCFTLYLILTNQTSNEWFKSARYKCSSSEDDTRQRGYKNIYSRGIQGNITEILKPIMSPEKKQR from the exons ATGGACTTCTtgagcctcttcctcctctatgtGTTTATGGTTCTGCTGACCATTCTCCTTGTTTGTTTCTATTCCGGAAGGAAGCAAAGCATCCCCTCAAGGCTTATTACCTGCATAACTCAG gtgctGTTGCGTATAGTCCCATCCCAAGTCCAAGGAGCTGCTCACTGGGTGCTTCATGGACTCTTCCATAAACG aAACTGTACATTTGTGGTCCTGCACTTGCTCTTGGAAGCTTTGGTTTACGGGGAATATTCCTGGGAAGTGTTTGGCtattgtcaggagctggagttcagcagtcacttcctcctcctcccttaccTGCTTTTGGCTGTGAACACAGGTTTCTTCATTCTGTGCTCCAAGACTAACCCAG GTACCATAACCAAATCCAACCAGGTGCAATTTCTCCATGCATATGCCTATGACGGTGTGATGTTTGAGAAAGGGGTTGAGTGCTCCACTTGCAAAGTGAGGAAACCTGCCCGATCCAAGCACTGTG GTGTGTGCAACAGCTGCGTGCATCGTTTTGATCACCACTGTGTCTGGGTCAACAATTGCATTGGTGCCTTCAACATCAGATACTTCCTGCTCTATCTCCTTACCTTGACCTCCATGGCCATTTCCCTCGCAGTCTTAACAGCAACTTTCCTCATCCAAGTGGTCCTTCTGTCAAATATGATGCAGGGGTATTACACAGATGACCAAGGCCAGGAGCGCCCGATTGATGCCTTCTTCCTTATTCAG CATCTTTTCCTGACCTTCCCCAGGATCGTGTTCATGCTGGGCTTTGTTGTTGTCCTTTCAATTGTACTGGGCTCCTATTTTTGTTTTACTCTGTATCTGATCCTGACCAACCAGACAAGCAACGAGTGGTTCAAGTCAGCAAGATATAAATGTTCATCCTCAGAGGACGACACCAGGCAGAGGGGTTACAAAAATATTTATTCTAGAGGCATCCAGGGCAACATCACAGAAATTCTTAAGCCAATTATGAGCCCTGAAAAAAAGCAAAGGTGA